A window of the Lactuca sativa cultivar Salinas chromosome 5, Lsat_Salinas_v11, whole genome shotgun sequence genome harbors these coding sequences:
- the LOC111914992 gene encoding 11-beta-hydroxysteroid dehydrogenase-like 2: MDVIHEILNVVFPVFSIIFFVFLVPTRWFFNLIRLCFKFVYPEELARKVILITGASTGIGEHLAIEYAKEGACLILVARREKQLRMVAKNAKAVGSPDVIVIPADVSKLEDCNKIVDETIKHFDKIDYLINNAAIGKFGLFEDLKCLTDHTSVMDVNFWGSVYTTHFALPHLRKNKGKIIAICSCGGWFATPRVGVYNASKAALLSFFETLRIEVGSYVDILVVTPGMVETNLTDKDWLEEGNASWIPKISAQRCAKAIVNSTKRGDKYFTEPSWMKMVLLWKTFCPEILDSIMNFVFIIWPQISQKEKKN; encoded by the exons ATGGATGTGATTCACGAGATTTTAAATGTTGTTTTTCCAGTTTTCTCGATCATTTTTTTCGTGTTCTTGGTGCCTACACGTTGGTTCTTTAATCTCATTAGGCTCTGCTTCAAATTTGTGTATCCTGAAGAGCTTGCGAGAAAAGTAATACTCATTACTGGAGCTTCCACTGGTATCGGTGAG CATTTGGCGATTGAGTATGCGAAAGAAGGGGCATGTTTGATATTAGTTGCAAGAAGAGAGAAACAACTCCGAATGGTGGCCAAAAATGCTAAGGCAGTGGGATCGCCCGATGTGATTGTGATTCCAGCAGATGTTTCGAAACTTGAGGACTGTAACAAAATTGTTGATGAAACTATCAAACATTTCGATAAAA TTGATTACCTCATTAACAATGCTGCTATCGGAAAGTTCGGTCTCTTTGAGGACTTAAAGTGTCTCACTGACCACACTTCTGTCATG GATGTTAACTTTTGGGGATCAGTATATACCACGCATTTTGCACTTCCGCATCTACggaaaaataaaggaaaaataaTTGCGATTTGTTCTTGTGGGGGATGGTTTGCTACACCACGAGTAGGCGTCTATAAC GCTAGTAAGGCGGCGTTGCTAAGTTTCTTTGAAACGTTGAGGATCGAAGTTGGTTCATATGTTGATATATTGGTAGTTACTCCAGGAATGGTCGAGACCAACTTAACTGATAAAGATTGGTTAGAAGAG GGAAATGCATCATGGATACCGAAGATATCAGCTCAAAGGTGTGCCAAGGCGATTGTAAATAGCACCAAACGTGGAGATAAATATTTTACAGAGCCTTCATGGATGAAGATGGTATTATTGTGGAAGACATTTTGTCCAGAGATTCTTGACTCGATTATGAACTTTGTGTTCATAATTTGGCCACAGATTtcccaaaaagaaaagaaaaattaa